The genomic region TTCGATTGGTAAAAGACCGTGTTTTGATATGGCGTTGACAAACATCCATATCTTTAAGTGATTCAATAGGATAGGCTGCTGACTAACCGAAAATAATTGCCTTTTCCCTGACAAACAGCCGGAGTCGGCGGATTGTTCAAGCACAGCCTATTTTTCTGAAAAATTTATGAAATACATAGGGTTAATATCAGATTTTGGAGCAGTAAAATTTATTATGTATATAATCCGGAGCAGAATCAAATATTAAAAACCGGATTTATTTTAGAATGAATAGTCAGGCTGCCTTATGTATAGTAATAAATTAATCTCCTTTTTTTTCTATTGCCTTTATTGTGCTATGCAGTTGAGTTTGATGAAACTCAATATAACGACTGTAAAGATAAATCTATGTTATGTGCTGTCAGAATTGATTCTCCCAAAGGCAATAACTATAGTGGATTAACAAAAATCAGGACAAGGCGACGAAGCCGCAGACAGTACAAATAGTACGGCAAGGCGAGGCAACGACGTACTGGTTTAAATTTAATCCACTATATAAATCTATGTGGTTTGACAATGGCAAGTTAGTATTTATATCCTTTACTAATCAACAAATGGAAAATCAAAGTCGCCCATCTCTAGCGATGTTTATTAGTGATGACAAAATATCCAGTACCAATATTGATGAATTTTTAGCATCTTTCGATCCTGATAAATATCGAATATTTCATGATCCAAGATATAAATTTTTACCTAGTATGTCGAACTCATTGTAATCCTTATTCTCTTTTTGATATTGATAGCAAATATAAACCTGATGAGAAAGATAAAATCTTTTTTTCAATCCCGACAGATAACACAGATTTTTATAAGAGTTTTTATTTAAATAAGGATTATATAGAAGGTATATATCCTAGTAGGCATAATGGCAGCTATTACAAAATATAGTGGATTAAATTTAAACCAGTACAGCGTTGCCTCGCCTTGCCGTACTATTTGTACTGTCTGCGGCTTCGTCGCCTTGTCCTGATTTTTGTTAATCCACTATATCTGCATCAGATTCATGAAACGCAAGTCGGAAGCGTCAAACAACTGATTACCCATTTTGACCGGCTGATTGACGAATTGGACAAACAAATCGACGACCACACCCACACGCATTTTGACGGCAAAGCCCAAGTGGCGGAGCAAATCAAAGGCATCGGTTCGATAACGACGGCTACGCTGATGGCGATGCTGCCTGAGTTGGGGCGGCTGTCGCACAAACGGATAGCGAGTTTGGTCGGCATTGCCCCGCACCCGAGGGAGAGCGGGGAAACCAAATTCAAAAGCCGCTGCTTTGGCGGAAGGTCTGCGGTGCTTAAGGCACTGTATATGGCTACCGTGGCAGCGACACGTTTTGAACCGCTTATTCGGGATTTCTACCAACGCCTGCCGTCCGAGGGTAAGCCGTATAAGGTTGCCGTTACGGCATGTATGCGCAAACTGCTGACGATATCGAATGCCCGGATGCGTGATTATTTTGCCGAAAACGATACCGCCGAAAATGGTATCCAAACGGCTTGATTTGAGTTTTGGTATTTTTGCCCGACGGGGTGAAAAATACAGTTGCTACGGCTCGCCGAATCATCAGAAATACCCGAACCGTCATTCCCGCGCAGGTGGGAATCCAGACCGGTCGGCACGGAAACTTATCGGGTAAAACGGTTTCTGGAGATTTTTCGTCTTGGATTCCCACTTTCGTGGGAATGACGGAATGTAGGTTCGTAGGAATGACGTGGTGCAGGTTTCCGTATGGATGGATTCGTCATTCCCGCGCAGGCGGGAATCTAGTCTGTTCGGTTTCAGTTATTTTCGATAAATGCCTGTTGCTTTTCATTTCTAGATTCACACTTTCGCGGGAATGACGAATTTTAGGTTTCTGATTTTGGTTTTCTGTCCTTGTGGGAATGACGGGATGTAGGTTCGTAGGAATGACGTGGTGCAGGTTTCCGTGCGGATAGATTCGTCATTCCCGCGTAGGCGGGAATCTAGTCTGTTCGGTTTCAGTTATTTCCGATAAATTCCTGTTGCTTTTCATTTCTAGATTCCCACTTTCGTGGGAATGACGGTTCAGTTGCTACGGTTACTGTCAGGTTTCGGTTATGTTGGAATTTCGGGAAACTTATGATTCGTCATTCCCGCGCAGGCGGGAATCTGGAATTTCAATGCCTCAAGAATTTATCGGAAAAAACAAAACCCTTCCGCCGTCATTCCCACGAAAGTGGGAATCTAGAAATGAAAAGCAACAGGAATTTATCGGAAATGACCGAAACTGAACGGACTGGATTCCCGCTTTTGCGGGAATGACGGCGACAGGGTTGCTGTTATAGTGGATGAACAAAAACCAGTACGGCGTTGCCTCGCCTTAGCTCAAAGAGAACGATTCTCTAAGGTGCTGAAGCACCAAGTGAATCGGTTCCGTACTATCTGTACTGTCTGCGGCTTCGTCGCCTTGTCCTGATTTTTGTTAATCCATTATAAAAATGCCGTCTGAAAGGTTTTCAGACGGCATTGGTTCACGGGCCGCGCTCGGGGATTTCGGTAAAATCAGTCGGCAACCGCCATCAGGCTGGCGTTGCCGCCGGCGGCTGTGGTGTTGACGCTGCAAGAGATTTCTTCAAACACTTGCAGGATGTCGAGTCCGTTTTCCGAAGGGAGGATGCGGATGAGTGCGCCGTCGTGGGCGGCAAGTTCCTGTTTGCGCGCGCTGTCCAAAGGCGACAGGGCGGCAACGTGGCTGATGTCGGCGGTTTCGGGTTTGCCGTTGACCAGCAGCAGACCTTCCAAGTCGGCGGTGTAGGAAGCCAGCGGGCTGTCGGGTTCGACCACTGCCTGTACGCCGGAGGCGGCAAGTTCGGTTAGGGCGCAGAAGGCTTGCAGGAGGCTGCCGCCGTGTATCCAAACGCGTTTGGGCGCGTGCCATGAGATGCTGTTGCGCTCGCCGGTCGGTCCGGTAAGGACGGTTTCGGCACGGCGCAGGGTGCGGATGCGGGCGTGTCCCAAAGCGGCCGCTGCGGCTTTTTTCTCTTCGGCGTTGAACGGTAGTTTGTGAACCAGTGCTTCGAGGCGTTTGAGTGCGGCTTCGTCCGCCTGTCCGATTTGGCTCAGGGTCGGGGCAACCCATTCGCCGGCGCGGGTCAGTTTTTGCAGGTAGAATGAACCGCCTGCTTTGGGACCTGTGCCGGACAGACCGTGTCCGCCGAAGGGCTGTACGCCGACGACTGCGCCGACGATGTTGCGGTTGACGTAAACGTTGCCGGCTTCGATGCGGCTGCGGATGTGGCGTACCGTGCCTTCGATGCGGCTGTGTACGCCGTGGGTCAGGGCGTAGCCTTTGCTGTTGATTTGGTCGATGACGCTGTCGAGTTCGTCGGCGCGGTAGCGGACGACGTGCAGGACGGGACCGAAGACTTCGCGTTGCAGTTCGTTGAGGTTGTTCAATTCAAACAGGATGGGGCGGACGAACGTGGATTTTTCGGAATCGACATCGGCAGCGGTTTTGACTTCGTGGTAAGACTTGGCAACGCCTTTCATTTTGTTGATGTGGTTCAACAGGTTTTGCTGCGCTTCGGCATCGATGACGGAGCCGACATCGGTGGTGAGTTGAATCGGTTTGCCGACGACGAGTTCGTCCATCGCGCCTTTGATCATGTCGAGCATACGGTCGGCAACGTCTTCTTGGACGCACAAGATACGCAGGGCGGAGCAGCGTTGTCCCGCGCTGTCGAAGGCGGAGTTCAATACGTCGGCGCAGACTTGTTCGGCAAGTGCAGTGGAATCGACAATCATGGCGTTTTGTCCGCCGGTTTCGGCAATTAGGACGGGATTGTCGCCGCGTTTGGCAAGGGCTTTGTTGATCAGGCGCGCCACTTCGGTCGAGCCGGTGAAAATCACGCCGCCGATGCGGGCATCGTTGGTCAATGCCGCACCCACGTCGCCTGCGCCGAGGACGAGTTGCAGGGCGGAAGTCGGGATGCCGGCTTCGTGCATGAGGGAAACGGCATAACCGGCAATCAGGCTGGTTTGTTCGGCGGGTTTGGCGATGACGGTGTTGCCTGCCGCCAATGCGGAAACGACTTCGCCGGTAAAGATGGCGAGCGGGAAGTTCCACGGGCTGATGGCGACAATCGCGCCGACGGCTTTTGCGTCTTGAGGCAGGGTATGTTCGGCTTCGTTTGCGTAGTAGCGGCAGAAATCGACGGCTTCGCGCACTTCGGCAATGGCGTTGTTCAGCGTTTTGCCTGCTTCGCGCACGGCAAGCATCATCAGTGCTGGGGTGTGCTGCTCCAGCAAATCGGCAAAACGGCGCAGGCAGGCGGCGCGTTCGGCGGCAGGTGTCGCACTCCATTCGGGGAACGCGGCAACGGCTGCGCCAACCGCTTCTTGGGCAAGCGCGGCATCGGCAAAGCTGACTGTGCCGACGATGTCGTCGTGGTCGGCAGGATTTTTAATCGGTTGTGCTTCGCCGACATCGCGGGCTTTGCCGTTGACGATGGATGCGGCGTGGAAGTCTTGCGCGGCGGCTTTGTTCATCTGTTCTTGAAGCTGCTGCAATACGTTTTCGTTGCTCAAGTCCACGCCTTGCGAGTTCAGACGGCATTTGCCGTACAAATCGCGCGGCAGTGGCAGGGCGTTGTGCAGGTGGATGCCTTGTTCGGCGATGGTGTCAAACGGGCTGCGGATGAGCGTGTCGATGCTGATGTTTTCATCAACGATTTGGTTGACGAAAGACGAGTTCGCGCCGTTTTCCAACAGGCGGCGCACCAAGTAGGCGAGCAGGGTTTCGTGTGTGCCGACTGGGGCGTACACGCGCACGCGGCGGCCTAAGTTTTGCGGGCCGACGACTTGGTCGTACAGGGTTTCGCCCATACCGTGCAGGCATTGGTGTTCAAAATCTTTGCCTTTACCCATTTGGTAGATTGCGCCCAAAGTGTAGGCGTTGTGGGTGGCAAATTGCGGGAATACCGCGTCTTGCGCGGAAAGCAGTTTGCGCGCGCAGGCGAGGTAGGAGATGTCGGTGTGGACTTTGCGGGTGTAGGTCGGATAGCCGTTCAAGCCGTCCACTTGCGCCCATTTGATTTCGCTGTCCCAATACGCGCCTTTGACGAGGCGGATCATTAGTTTTTGGTTGTTGCGGCGGGCAAGGTCGATCAGGTAGTCGATAACGAACGGACAACGTTTTTGGTAGGCTTGGACAACGAAACCGATACCTTTGTAGCCAGCCAAGTCAGGGTCTGAAACCAAAGCCTCCATCAAATCCAAAGACAGCTCCAGACGGTTGGCTTCTTCGGCATCGATGTTGATACCGATATCGTATTTTTTACCCAAAAGGAACAGCTCTTTCAGGCGCGGCAACAGTTCGCCCATCACACGGCCGTGTTGGGCGCGCGAGTAGCGCGGATGGATGGCGGAAAGTTTGACGGAAATGCCGTTGCCTTCGTAAACGCCTTGTCCTGCCGCATCTTTGCCGATGGCGTGGATGGCTTCGACATAGTCGCGGTAGTAGCGGTCGGCATCGGCTTGGGTGTAGGCGGCTTCGCCCAACATATCGAAGGAGAAGCGGTAGCCCATTTTTTCGCGTTCTTTACCGTTTTGCAGGGCTTCTTCAATGGTCTGTCCGGTCACAAACTGCTTGCCCAACAGGCGCATTGCGTAGTTCACACCTTGACGGATGAGGGGGGCACCGCCTTTGCTGATCAGGCGGCTGAGTGCGGAACTCATTTGTTTGTCGTTTGTGGCGGTCAGTTTGCCGGTAATCAGCAGGCCCCAGGCGGCGGCGTTGACGAAGAGGGAAGGGCTGTTGTTCAAATGGCTTTTCCAGTTGCCGTCTGAAATCTTGTCGGCAATCAGGCGGTCGCGCGTGGCGTTGTCGGGGATACGCAGCAGGGCTTCTGCCAGACACATCAGCGCGATGCCTTCTTCGCTGGAGAGTGAAAACTCGTGCATCAGCGCATCCACGCCGCCGGCTTTGGTGCGGCCGGCGCGGACTTGGGTAACCAAACGGCGGGCAAGCTCGGAGGCGGCGTTGCGCTCTTCGTCGCTCATCTGTGCACGTTGCAACATATCCTGTACGGCTTCGATTTCATTACGGCGGTAGGCATCGGTTATCGCTTGGCGCAGGGCAGTTTGTGCCGGAAATGCAAAATGAAACATTTTTTGGATTCTCCAAAGTTTTTCGGGGGGCAGGCGGCATCGGTGCGGCCTGAATACGGTAATATCGTAATAAATCCGCAGATGAAATACAAGGCTTCAAATGCGGGCAGGGTAGGTGCTTCCGTTTCTTTGAAAATGAAACGGGTAAAACACAAATAAGGCCTGTATGCAGGCAAGGTTTATTTGTGTTTGACCCGGAAACGGGTTCAGACGGCACGAACCGGGATGCCGTGCCGTCTGAAAGGGGTTTATCGGGCGGCGCGGTAATCTGCGTCGGCTTTTTCAAAGCGTTCTTGGATTTCGCGCGAAGGTTCTTTGTTGAACAGGGAAACCAACACGGCAATGATTAAGCAAACAATAAAGCCCGGGACGATTTCGTACATCGTCAACAAGCCGCTTTCGCCTGCTGCTTGAGCCGGTTTTTTTATCCATTCCGCCCATACGACTACGGTTAAGGCACCTGCAACCATACCCGACAACGCGCCGTAGGCAGTGATGCGTTTCCACAATACGGACAGAATCACAATCGGGCCGAACGCCGCACCGAAACCTGCCCACGCATAAGACACCAGTCCCAATACTTTGCTGTTCGGATCGGAAGCAATCAGGATGGAAATCACGGCAATCGCCAAGACCATCAGGCGGCCGACCCATACCAGTTCCGACTGTTGCGCGTTTTTACGCAAAAAGCCTTTGTAGAAGTCTTCGGTAATCGCGCTGGAGCAAACCAAAAGCTGGCAGGACAGGGTGGACATCACCGCCGCCAAAATCGCGCTCAAAATGATGCCGGCGATCCAAGGGTTGAACAGCAGGGTGGAAAGCGCGATGAAGATGCGTTCGTGGTTGCCGCTCATAGAAGAAACTTTGTCGGGATTTGCACCGAAATACGCAATGCCGAAATAACCGACCGCCACCGCGCCCGCAAGGCACAACGCCATCCAAGTCATGCCGATGCGGCGTGCGGATACCAGCGATTTCGCGCTTTCGGCCGCCATAAAGCGCGCCAAAATGTGCGGCTGTCCGAAATAGCCCAAGCCCCATGCGGCGGTGGAAATGATGCCGATGACGGTCGTACCGGCAAACAGGCTGCCGTATGCTTTGCCCGTGCCTGCGGCGACGCTTTGAATCGCGGCAGACATCTGTTCCGCGCCGCCCAAGCCCAGATAGACCATCACCGGCGTTAAAATCAGGGCGAAAATCATTAAAGAAGCCTGCAGCGTATCCGTCCAGCTGACCGCCAAGAAGCCGCCCAAGAAGGTATAGGCGATGGTCGCGCCCGCGCCCAGCCACATTGCCTGATTGTAAGTCATACCTTCAAACAGGCTTTGGAACAGGGTTGCGCCCGCCACAATGCCCGAGGCGCAATAAATCGTGAAGAAGAACAGGATAATCAGTGCGGAAACCACTTTCATCAAGTGTCCGCCCGCGCCGAAGCGGTGGAAGAAATAATCCGGCAGCGTCAGCGCATTGTTGGCGTATTCGGTATGCACGCGCAGGCGGCCCGCCACCAAGAGCCAGTTGAAATACGCGCCGACCAAGAGGCCGATGGCAATCCAAGCCTCATTCAAACCGCTCAGGTAAATCGCGCCCGGCAGACCCATCAGCAGCCAGCCGGACATATCGGACGCGCCTGCCGACATCGCGGTAACAAACGGGCCTAGGCTGCGCCCGCCCAAAATATAATCGTCGAAATTGCGCGTGGAAAAATAAGCGGCAAGCCCGATGAGAAGGACTGCAACCAAATAGATTGCAAAAGTGATGTACATGGGATTCATGTGCTATTCCTCGTCTAAAACTTCAGAATTACAGGCTTTGAAATTGCAAGCAACTTGAGCCTGAAATGTTTTTCTAATAAAAGTACAACGGAAAATCCGGACACCCGAAAGGGGATTCGGATAAATTATCTTCAATCACAATAAGATATGTAATAAAACTATATGAAATTGTAAATAATCCGTTTCAGCATAACCCAATTTCTGTTGTTTGCAAAGCACTTAATGGCTTAAAAAGCCGAGTTTGAAACGATGCGCGTCGGAAAAATCATTTAAAACAGCATATTGTTTTGTAGTGTCTTGTAATCGGGCGTTGCGCGGAATATGAAATCCGTTTTCAGGCGGCAGGTGTTTTGAGGTGTAATTTAGCAACCGCAAAGGAGGCGCGGTATGTTTTGCCGATTATCCGCCGCCCGTTTTCAGACGGCATTTTTCCTTATACAATAGCCGATTGAATTTGATATGTTCAGGAAGGATACAGATTATGTTCGGCAAGCAGCTTTTTGAGGAAGTCGGCTCGAAAATCAGCGAAACCATCGCCAACAGCCCTGCCAAAGATGTGGAAAAAAATATTAAGGCGATGCTGGGCGGCGCGTTCAACCGTATGGATCTGGTTACGCGCGAAGAATTCGACATCCAGCAGCAGGTTTTAATCAAAACCCGTACCAAACTGGCGGCTTTGGAAGCGCGTTTGGCAAAACTCGAAGCCGCGCAAAATCCCGAACGGGCAGCATTGGAAGCGGCTGAAGCCGCTGCCGAAGAAGCCGTCGCCGAAATCAGGCAGCAAACCGAAGCCGGCGAATAAGGCCGTCTGAAATATGTCGCTTGCCTTGGTTTACAGCCGCGCCTTGAGCGGTATGAATGCGCCGTTGGTCGAAGTGGAAGCCCACCTTGCCAACGGCCTGCCGCATTTCAACATCGTCGGGCTGCCCGATACGGAAGTAAAGGAAAGCCGCGACCGCGTCCGTGCCGCCATTATTCAAAGCGGTTTTGAATTCCCCGCCAAAAAAATTACCGTCAACCTCGCCCCCGCCGACCTGCCCAAAGAGTCGGGGCGTTTCGATTTGCCGATTGCAATCGGCATCCTTGCCGCATCGGGGCAGGTTGCGCCCGAAAAACTGGCGGAATACGAGTTTGCGGGGGAATTGGCACTGTCGGGGCTGTTGCGCCCCGTGCGCGGCGCGTTGGCGATGGCGTGGCAGGGTATGCAGGCAAAACGTGCATTTGTTTTGCCTGAAGAAAACGCAGGACAAGCCGCCGTGATGCGCGGCATTACCGTTTACGGCGCGCGCTCTTTGGGCGAAGTCGCCGCCCATTTGAACGGCATCGAACCTTTGGCGCAAACCGAATGCCAAGTTCCTCAGATGCCGTTTGAACATGGCGGACAACCTGATTTGTGCGATGTGAAAGGTCAGCACACCGCGCGCCTTGCTTTGGAAATCGCTGCCGCAGGCGGACACAGCCTCTTGATGATGGGTCCGCCGGGAACGGGCAAGTCTATGCTCTCCCAACGGCTGCCCGGCATCCTGCCGCCGCTGACCGAAGACGAATTGGTAGAAGTTTGGGCATTGCGTTCGCTCCTGCCCAACCACCAGCAACAACTCGACAGCCACCGTCCTTTCCGCAGTCCGCATCACAGCGCCAGTGCGGCGGCTATGGTCGGCGGCGGTTCGGATCCGCGTCCGGGCGAGATTTCATTGGCGCACCACGGCGTATTGTTTTTGGACGAGCTGCCCGAGTTCGACCGCAAAGTTTTAGAAGTTTTGCGCGAACCGTTGGAAAACGGCGAAA from Neisseria meningitidis harbors:
- a CDS encoding YifB family Mg chelatase-like AAA ATPase; its protein translation is MSLALVYSRALSGMNAPLVEVEAHLANGLPHFNIVGLPDTEVKESRDRVRAAIIQSGFEFPAKKITVNLAPADLPKESGRFDLPIAIGILAASGQVAPEKLAEYEFAGELALSGLLRPVRGALAMAWQGMQAKRAFVLPEENAGQAAVMRGITVYGARSLGEVAAHLNGIEPLAQTECQVPQMPFEHGGQPDLCDVKGQHTARLALEIAAAGGHSLLMMGPPGTGKSMLSQRLPGILPPLTEDELVEVWALRSLLPNHQQQLDSHRPFRSPHHSASAAAMVGGGSDPRPGEISLAHHGVLFLDELPEFDRKVLEVLREPLENGEIHISRAARQAVYPAKFQLVAAMNPCPCGYLGHPVKPCRCTPESVARYRSKISGPLLDRIDLTIEVPSLSAAELMQQEAGESSASVLERVIAARDKQYARQGKVNAALSVSELDTSARIQKEAQEALGGLLEKLSLSARSFHRIMRVARTLADLAGDEEVGRSHVMKAIGFRRAL
- the putA gene encoding bifunctional proline dehydrogenase/L-glutamate gamma-semialdehyde dehydrogenase PutA; its protein translation is MFHFAFPAQTALRQAITDAYRRNEIEAVQDMLQRAQMSDEERNAASELARRLVTQVRAGRTKAGGVDALMHEFSLSSEEGIALMCLAEALLRIPDNATRDRLIADKISDGNWKSHLNNSPSLFVNAAAWGLLITGKLTATNDKQMSSALSRLISKGGAPLIRQGVNYAMRLLGKQFVTGQTIEEALQNGKEREKMGYRFSFDMLGEAAYTQADADRYYRDYVEAIHAIGKDAAGQGVYEGNGISVKLSAIHPRYSRAQHGRVMGELLPRLKELFLLGKKYDIGINIDAEEANRLELSLDLMEALVSDPDLAGYKGIGFVVQAYQKRCPFVIDYLIDLARRNNQKLMIRLVKGAYWDSEIKWAQVDGLNGYPTYTRKVHTDISYLACARKLLSAQDAVFPQFATHNAYTLGAIYQMGKGKDFEHQCLHGMGETLYDQVVGPQNLGRRVRVYAPVGTHETLLAYLVRRLLENGANSSFVNQIVDENISIDTLIRSPFDTIAEQGIHLHNALPLPRDLYGKCRLNSQGVDLSNENVLQQLQEQMNKAAAQDFHAASIVNGKARDVGEAQPIKNPADHDDIVGTVSFADAALAQEAVGAAVAAFPEWSATPAAERAACLRRFADLLEQHTPALMMLAVREAGKTLNNAIAEVREAVDFCRYYANEAEHTLPQDAKAVGAIVAISPWNFPLAIFTGEVVSALAAGNTVIAKPAEQTSLIAGYAVSLMHEAGIPTSALQLVLGAGDVGAALTNDARIGGVIFTGSTEVARLINKALAKRGDNPVLIAETGGQNAMIVDSTALAEQVCADVLNSAFDSAGQRCSALRILCVQEDVADRMLDMIKGAMDELVVGKPIQLTTDVGSVIDAEAQQNLLNHINKMKGVAKSYHEVKTAADVDSEKSTFVRPILFELNNLNELQREVFGPVLHVVRYRADELDSVIDQINSKGYALTHGVHSRIEGTVRHIRSRIEAGNVYVNRNIVGAVVGVQPFGGHGLSGTGPKAGGSFYLQKLTRAGEWVAPTLSQIGQADEAALKRLEALVHKLPFNAEEKKAAAAALGHARIRTLRRAETVLTGPTGERNSISWHAPKRVWIHGGSLLQAFCALTELAASGVQAVVEPDSPLASYTADLEGLLLVNGKPETADISHVAALSPLDSARKQELAAHDGALIRILPSENGLDILQVFEEISCSVNTTAAGGNASLMAVAD
- the putP gene encoding sodium/proline symporter PutP; translated protein: MNPMYITFAIYLVAVLLIGLAAYFSTRNFDDYILGGRSLGPFVTAMSAGASDMSGWLLMGLPGAIYLSGLNEAWIAIGLLVGAYFNWLLVAGRLRVHTEYANNALTLPDYFFHRFGAGGHLMKVVSALIILFFFTIYCASGIVAGATLFQSLFEGMTYNQAMWLGAGATIAYTFLGGFLAVSWTDTLQASLMIFALILTPVMVYLGLGGAEQMSAAIQSVAAGTGKAYGSLFAGTTVIGIISTAAWGLGYFGQPHILARFMAAESAKSLVSARRIGMTWMALCLAGAVAVGYFGIAYFGANPDKVSSMSGNHERIFIALSTLLFNPWIAGIILSAILAAVMSTLSCQLLVCSSAITEDFYKGFLRKNAQQSELVWVGRLMVLAIAVISILIASDPNSKVLGLVSYAWAGFGAAFGPIVILSVLWKRITAYGALSGMVAGALTVVVWAEWIKKPAQAAGESGLLTMYEIVPGFIVCLIIAVLVSLFNKEPSREIQERFEKADADYRAAR
- a CDS encoding accessory factor UbiK family protein; translation: MFGKQLFEEVGSKISETIANSPAKDVEKNIKAMLGGAFNRMDLVTREEFDIQQQVLIKTRTKLAALEARLAKLEAAQNPERAALEAAEAAAEEAVAEIRQQTEAGE